The following DNA comes from Blastocatellia bacterium.
ATTTATGACTTTTTCAGAGATTGAACGACTAATTTTAATCTCTTCTCCAGTTAAATCTTTCATAGCATTACGTGCAACTTTACAAACTAACTCATTAGGTTTAGCCCGCATACGACGTTTAGAGTCTCTATTAGGAGTCCATTGGCTAGATAAAAATAAAAAGCCTCGTTCTACAGGTAAAGCCTCAAAAACTAGCTCCATAATGCGTTTTAAGGTGTCATCTAAAGAAGCATCCAAAAGTAAAGTAACACCTACTTTACTTACTACAGCTAACAAATGATCTTTTTTACGTTCTTTCTCTTTTGGTTGGGAAATAATGGTTTGCCCTAACACGTTACCTTTAGAAGAATTAGTAACTTCTTCTAAAACAGAAAAAATACCAGAACTATGTTTGCTAGAAGCAATTGTTAGTTCTGCTTCTGCATGTAGATTTAGGTCTGATAACATTAATTCGTTTGAAGGTGTAGTGACAGGATCCGCTATTAGAGTGATTCTTGTTTCGCCAATTTGAATTACATCACCAATATTAAACGCAATAGTACCAACAACTTTACCACCATTACAAAAAGTGCCATTAGCACTACCAAGGTCAGTTAAAAAATAACTACTGCCATCATATCTAACTTCTGCATGTAAGCGAGAAGCGAAAGGATCATTGATACATACATCATTACGTGATGATCGACCAATAGAGGTTTTTGTTTTAACTACTTTTATTTCCCTGCCATCTCCATCAGGCAATTTTACTAGCAAACTTGGCATATTTTCACCAATAGTATAGTTTTCTAATTTATTTTAACTTTTTCTCTAACATTTTAACTTGATTAGCACAAACACCAGAATAAGTTCCTTGCCAAGCAGGTGGTGTGCAACGTTTATAGGCATTTAAGGCAGCCGCTAAATTACCTTGTCTATGATAAGCTTGTCCAATTAAGTAATAAACTCCTAAATTACCAGGATTTGCTTTTAACGCTTTATCAAACTCTCTTAAAGCTGCAAAAGTGTTACCAGCATTAAGCATTTCTGAACCTCGTTTAATATAATCATCTGCACTTAGTTTTGGTTCACTAGGTACAGGTACAGGTTTTGGAGTCTCTATTTTAGGTGGAGGCTCAACTTTTACTGGTTCAGGTGTTGGTGTTGCTATAATAATGGGTGTATTTATTGGTGAAGCAATCGGAGTTGGTGTTTTAACAGGTTTATTAAGTGCAAGACGGGAATCAGCTAATTTAGTTAATTCTTGTTTTGCAAGACTTGCTAAGGCCAAGTCTTCTCCTTTAGCTACCATATCAAAATATTTTCGTGCTTCATCTAAACGGTTATTACGCACTAGAACTTTTGCTAGTGCTAATTGAATACTTGGATCACTTTTTATTATCAAAGCAGAAGTATAGGTAGTAATAGCCATGTCATCTTTTCCTATTTGTTCACAAGCTTGCCCCATTTTTTGATAAGAATCTAAATTTTCTCGATCTAAAGAAATTGTTTTTTGGTAGCTTTCAATAGCTTCTTCATAACGATTACTGCTTACTAGAGCATCAGCTTGAAGTTTATATGCCTCTGCATTTGTAGTATCAGTTTGAATAAATTGGGTTAATTTTTCTAAAGCCTGCTCAGTATTTCCTGCTTGTAGTGCTGCTTTAGCTTCTTCTAATAAATTAGCTGTATCCACTACTATTTCAGGACTTGGACTAGGCGTAGGTGTAGTTAAAACAGTGGTATCTTTAGCTAGATAGGTTTTAACTACTTTATAGTAAGCAACTAAACCTGTAGATGTAACAGCAATAAATAAAGTAAAAAACCATCCAAATAGTACACCATAGCGCAAAGGCTTATTAATTTGCTTAGGTTTAGAAGCTGCATTTGATGAACTATTAATAGCTTGATTAACAGGTGTATTATTTGCCATAATATTACTATTAAGAAATTTACTTACGGTATAAGGCTAATTTTATTACTTTTAAGAGAAGCGTTTTTTATTACTAAAGTTTTAGCTAGTTTGTCATGCCAACCTTGCTGTTTTCTATCCCAAAGTAACCATAAAAACCCTAAAGCAAAAGCAATTGTAGCAATAAAATAACCAAAAGTGTGTCTAATAATTATTTGGCTTGCTTTTGCACGGCTCTGATCAACACTAATAATTCGGATACCAACAAGTTGTTTGCCAATAGTTTGACCTTTAATACTAGCTAAGATTAAAAAATTGTAGATCCAACCTCCTATTACTACTACTAAACCTATTTTATTAATAATTGCTTGATAACTAATAAACTTAGTAGCAATTAGTGTAATAAATAACATGAGCATCAGCATTAAAATTAGATCTAGCATAAATGCACCTAATCTTAATCGAAACCCTGCTTGCTCAAAAGAGCCTACTAAAGCATTAGTAGGAGGGGCAATAAGATTAGCGGAAAAATTTTTGGCTATTTGAACTACAGATATAGATTTTTTTTTGGTTGTACTGGGTGCTACAACTTTTTGTGCTGATAAAGATTCTGCTTTTGATATCAAAAGTTCAGCAACTGGCAATTTAGTCTCAGGTTTTGGGTTGCTTAACTCTCCATTACTATTCTTTAGAATTTGGTTAATGGATGTAGGCGTACCACACATTCGACAAAACTTTGCCCGCTCAGTTAGAGAATTTTTACAGTTTTGGCACTGCTTTGCCCTCATAAATTAAGTAACTTTTATATAAAAACTTGTTAAAGGTACTAACTATAGATTTAGGACTATTACCCAATAACAAATTTTAATACTGTTTCCCCTAATCGAATCTCATCACCATTTTGCAGTACTCTAGGCTGTTTTGGGTAAAGCTTAAATGTCCCGTTTACAATAGTTCCATTGACACTAGATAGATCTTCAACTAAAAATTGTCCGCCCTCTCTATAAACACGAGCATGACGACGAGATACTTTAGTCTCTGGATCATAAGTAGATAAATCAACTTCTGGGAAAATCCCAGTATGAGGATCCATTCTACCAATTAGGTTAGTATCTTTATCAAGAATAAAGGATGCCGACATATCAGAATTATTCATAAGCACTAGTTTAGCTGTTAGCTTGACTGGACTAGGTGTAGCAAGGGGTTGTCTAGCTCCACAGTGGGCGCAAAAAAGGTCATCACTAGCAATTTTTTGCCCACAATTACCACAAAATACTTGTCCAGAAGTTTCTGCACTAAAACTAGGTGCAGGTTTCATAGCCTGACCGCTATCTAAAAGCCTTATATGTTCTTCTAAGGCTTTTTTCATATCTAAAGCATTTGTAAAACGCTTTTCAGGTTTATGTTCAACAGTTCTGGCAATAATAGCATCCATGCCAGGTGTAATATTAGGATTAATTTGTCTAGGACGAGGATTTTTAGAAAAATCAAAAATCAGCAATGGATTATCTTGAGGGTCTGCACCTGTAAGTAAATGAAACATTGTCGCGCCTAGGGAATAAATATCTGAACGAGGCTCAACTTTACCAGAAAAAAGCTCTGGAGGGGCATAACCCATTGTTCCAATTGCAGTTACACCTTTTTGTGTTGGTGAAACAAAACGAGCAATCCCAAAATCTACTAACATAATACGATTGGTTTTATCATCAATCATTAAGTTAGCGGGTTTTAAGTCACGGTAAATTATTGGAGGTTGTTGACAGTGAATATAACTAAGTACATCACAGGCTTGAACTGCCCATTCTGCAACAGTACGTTCTTCTAAACGCCCTGTTGGAGACATCTTTAACCGGCTTGCTAAATCTCCTCCGCCTATAAATTTCATTACTAAATAGTAGCGGCCTTCAGAAACAAAATAATCATAAATAGTAGGAATAGAAGGATGCTCTAAACTAGCAAGTAATTGGGATTCCCTCTCAAAATCTTCAACAGCTTTGCGTCGGTGATTATCATCAGAAAACATTTCTATCATTTCTTTTACTGCACGCAAAGCATCTGCCAAGCGTTTGTCTCGTGCCATGTAGACATTTCCCATGCCACCGCCACCAACGCGCTTGACAATCAGATATCGCCCAACTAACATTACACCGGCTTCTAGTTGGGCATTAGGGTTTTTAGTCTTGTTCCTTGACATACTCTCCTCGGCAAATCTAATTGTTGCCGTATCCTAAACAGGGCGTATTTAGTAATGGAAACTAAAAAGCTTTTTATAATTTGTGTGATAATTTGGCTTATTCTACCACAAATTTTAAGAAAGTCTTACCAACAATAATTTCATCACCATTATTAAGAGGGTGGCGATTACCTGGCAAAAGCCGGCGACCACGATTTATAAAAGTGCCATTAGTGCTTCCTAAATCCTCTATTAAGTATTGTCCACTTTGATGAATAATACGGGCATGACGACGAGATACTTTTGCTTCTGGATCGTCTTGATCTAGATCGACATCTGGAAAAATCCCTCCATCAGCATCCCAACGACCAATATTTGATTCAGAATCAGTCAACATAAACTCTTTTCCTATTGTGCCGCCACGTTGAATAATTAATTTAGCCCTAGAAGCAGCTTTTCCATAGGTTTGTGCTGCATTATTAGCAGGCATAACACTGGGATCGCTGGTCATAGGTGGCGATAAAGGCGCATTAGAAGCCATGGCAGATGAATAGGGGGGGGCCGTTTTTGGTATTCCCGCTGGAGCAGAAAAAGATGGTGGTGCAGGCGGCTCTGGCACAGTTTTGTTATTAGTAAGAGAATTTGCTCTAGGCAATACACCTCCACTTTGTGGAGGGACAGGAGGGATTGGTGGACGTGACATTGGCGGCATTTGAGGCATACCTGGCATTGGTGGGACAGATTGAGGCATTTGTGCCATTGGTTGTGGGCTTGCAGCAGGTGGAGGTGCAAAACTAGTTAATTTTGTTCCACATTCATCACAGTACTCTGAACCATCTAAATTATCTGTTCCACAATTAGTGCATCGAATCATTAAAAAAATCAGCGCAGTAAACCTCGATGGTGATTTATGAGGATAACGCGCCGCCTCCTTTTTACTGAATAATCGACTATTACGCGAACCTTCTTATTTAATTAATGCAAGCAGTTGGTTTATTTTTAGCTTAAATTTAATAAAACACCCAATGTAAATTTTAGAAAACTTTAGTGGGAAGAAAAGATTTTAGCAAATAGATTATAAAATAGTTTTCTTTTTCCTAAAACAAATGAGTTTTAAAAACTTGTTTTAATTTAAGCCAATAATAAAAATTAAGCAAAAATTCTTTATTTAAAATTTTAACTATTAAAAACTGCTTTAACTTAAGACACTACTAAAAGCTAGGAGTATTATCAAGATTACTGTTGTTATGATAATTGTCTCTAACTTTTTCGGCAATAGACTTCAACTGATTTTCAAAAGTTTTTATTAAATAAATACTAGAGATCTTACTAGGTAAATAAACTTTTGAAATATAAACCTTAATCAAAGCGGAGTATTGTATAGAAATCCAAAAAATTTTTCTTCCCTATTTGGCTGTTAATCTACTTTAATCACAATTACAGAAATATTATCGTCCCCACCCTTAGCATTAGCAGCAACTATTAGTTCTTTAGTAATTTGCCAGGGGTCAGAATGTTTTTTTATTATAGAAGTGATTTCATAATCTGAAAGCATAGTAGTAAGACCATCACTACAAAGCAAAATTATATCTCCACGTTTAATTAAACGAGTGACTATATCTATTTCTAAATCATCTCGGCTACCAATTGAACGATAAATAATATTACGGTGAGGGTGAAACCTAGCTTCTTCTTTGGTCAATTCCCCTCGGCGCACCATACGTTCTACCAAAGAATGATCTTCTGTTATTTGATCTAAGTGGTCATTGCTTAAAATATAACAACGGCTATCGCCAACTTGACCAATAGTTAAAATATTTCCTACTAAAAGAGCAGCAGTGACAGTTGCTCCTAGTCCACGAGTAGAAGGATGATAATGGGCATAGTCTAATACTTCACTATTTGCATGTAAAATCGCGCTAGTAATTAATTGGGGTGCGCGTATATTTGCGCCCATATCGTTAGTTAGGGAAAGAGAACCTGTCTGTGTAGATTCTACTAGAAGACTTGTAGTAGTGGATTGTAAAGAAGCAGAGATTAATCTTTCTGTCACCCATTCAGCAATTGCTCTTACTGTTAAACGAGAAGCTACTTCACCAGCCGCTTCTCCACCCATTCCATCAGAAACTATATAAAGACCCATATGAGTATTTATTGATTCAAAACATTGTTTTAATTCTTGAATCAAAACACTATCTTCATTTATTTCTCTATGTCGCCCAATATCGCTAGCATGTGCCACTTGTATAGCTGTTGGTGTACCAAGAGCAGCCAAGGCAAATTTCATTTCATTAACAGAATTATATCTATCATTTGGTTCAACGGCTAAAGCTCGTAAAATTAAACGCTCAAAAGATGGAGAAACTATTGCTTGAGGGTAAAGCTGGTAAGGTTTATTAAAAGTAGCTTTTGAGTTTGTGTTAGATAAAGTTTCACCTGTAAGTAACCAATATAGAATAGCCCCTATAGAGTAGATATCAGACCTTTTATCTAAAATAGATTGTTCATTAAGTAAGTAAAGTTCTGGTGCAGAAAACCCTTCTGTAATATAAATAGGATTAATTATTTGGTAGCGTTTAAGAGGACGTACCCGATCAAAATATATAACTTTAACAAGACCTTGATTATCGATTACTAAACTATTAGGTGTTAGACCATTATGAACTAAGCGTTGACGATGAAAATTATCAGCAATTTGACAAAGCTGTATGCCTATTTGTCTTGCTTCTGTTTCAGAAAGTTTAGAGCATTTATTAAGCAAATGCCCTTCTACCCTTTCTAATACTAGATAGGCTGAATCTTCGCTAGTAAAATAACTATGCGCTCTTAGTATTCCTGGAGAATTAAATCTTGCTAATAAGTGAAACTGTTGATAAAACGGACTTTTTTCTTTGTTTGTATCTGAGCTTATAGAATTGTTGCCTATAGTTTCTAACCCTAAGTTAGCTAATGGGTCAGCATTAGATATTGGGCAAACAGCCATAGTATAACGTTTAGTTGGATCAGTTTTTTCGTATACGTAATGGTATTTTATGTTGCCATTTTCTAAAAATAAGCCTTCGATAACAAATTGATCTTCGGCTATGGAGGTGAGGTTTTTATCTAAAGATTTTTTGGTTTGAGCCAACGTTGGTTCTAGCGTTTCTCCACATTTTTTGCAATTAACTGCATTTTCTTCGTTGTCTGTAAAACCACATAAAGGACATTTTTCCATGAACTAGTTGACCTATAAAGTCTTATATTAATGGCTAGTAATGATATTTGACCCGTTTGTTTTCAAGAAAAGTAAGGATAACATAGAGCTAAAAAATACACAGCTATTTTTCCCTACCATCTAAGATTTTAAGTTAAGCAAAAACTCTATTTCTAATGGTTCAATTATTAAATCGCCTAAAGATAATTGTTGAGCAAACTCCGTTAAATTATAACGAGTTCCTTCATTCCACATTTCTTTTAGCAAATTACCTGCACGCACACTTTGCCACCATTTATAACCAAAATGAGTCTTAAAATAATCTCTTAACATTGTCTCAAAACACATCGCTCTTAAGTAATTAGCTATGTATAGATTATCTAAGTAATCTGTTAAGTATTCTGACTTGTCAGCATAAAAAAGTGTTGCTTGAGAAAGTTCATTGCTATAAAGTTCTGCTGCTTGATTAAGACCTTTGCTATGTAAAGATATTTCATAATTTAACTTTGCAGCATAACTACGAATTAAATAAAGTTTAGTAAGTAAATTAGCAGTTTGTAATTCACTAGATTCTCTTTCATCTAACATTTGTTCTAGCCAAAAAGGTTCATTAATTAAATGACGAAATAAAAAACCATAGCTTTCTATTAAACCATTATCGCCAGCATACTTAAATTCTGGTATTAAAGCACTTGAATTAAAAGCAAAATATTGTGATTTTCCTCGTGCTTGAAAAACAGACTGATATTTTCTTACTCCATTACCAGGCTGATAAACAACCTTAATTTCATTTGGAATAACAACAGGTAAGCAAAAAGTTCCTACTTGCTTTCCTACTTGTAGAATGGGGTTAAGATAAATATTTTTTTGTTGTGTAGGCCAAATATTTAAGTTTGTTAATGTTTCTTGAAAAGATAAATTTAAGATTCGAGACGGAAATAAATCAATAAAATTTTCTTGTTTAGTAAATTGTAAAATATCAGCCTGGCTTGCTTCTTCTAAAGGTAATCTTAAATTTATGGATAAAAACCGCTTTAAGTTTATGCTATAAATTTTTTCTGTATCTGCTAAGAATTTTTGAAATTGGTTGTTTAAGGCTAAATAATCTATCCCATTTATCTTGGATAGCATTTCTAAATAGCTGCTATAGCCAAGAAGCTGCGAACCTTCATGTAATTTTTCTATACGTTCAGCTTTTAAGTCATTAATACTACTAAGTGCAGAAAGCTTTTTCTGATATATTTCTTGTCGGTTTTTATGGTCAAGCTCATGGTTTAATAAGCTGTTGACATTACTTAAAAGTATTTTTTGACCTTTCCAAGTAATGTACAAACGACTTTCAGCATTAGCAATTTCTTGAGTGAGGTGTTTAACTTTTAGATTTAGATATTGTTCGCTAGCAAAAGCAATTAAGTTGAAT
Coding sequences within:
- a CDS encoding FHA domain-containing protein; protein product: MIRCTNCGTDNLDGSEYCDECGTKLTSFAPPPAASPQPMAQMPQSVPPMPGMPQMPPMSRPPIPPVPPQSGGVLPRANSLTNNKTVPEPPAPPSFSAPAGIPKTAPPYSSAMASNAPLSPPMTSDPSVMPANNAAQTYGKAASRAKLIIQRGGTIGKEFMLTDSESNIGRWDADGGIFPDVDLDQDDPEAKVSRRHARIIHQSGQYLIEDLGSTNGTFINRGRRLLPGNRHPLNNGDEIIVGKTFLKFVVE
- a CDS encoding tetratricopeptide repeat protein, with translation MANNTPVNQAINSSSNAASKPKQINKPLRYGVLFGWFFTLFIAVTSTGLVAYYKVVKTYLAKDTTVLTTPTPSPSPEIVVDTANLLEEAKAALQAGNTEQALEKLTQFIQTDTTNAEAYKLQADALVSSNRYEEAIESYQKTISLDRENLDSYQKMGQACEQIGKDDMAITTYTSALIIKSDPSIQLALAKVLVRNNRLDEARKYFDMVAKGEDLALASLAKQELTKLADSRLALNKPVKTPTPIASPINTPIIIATPTPEPVKVEPPPKIETPKPVPVPSEPKLSADDYIKRGSEMLNAGNTFAALREFDKALKANPGNLGVYYLIGQAYHRQGNLAAALNAYKRCTPPAWQGTYSGVCANQVKMLEKKLK
- a CDS encoding protein kinase, whose translation is MSRNKTKNPNAQLEAGVMLVGRYLIVKRVGGGGMGNVYMARDKRLADALRAVKEMIEMFSDDNHRRKAVEDFERESQLLASLEHPSIPTIYDYFVSEGRYYLVMKFIGGGDLASRLKMSPTGRLEERTVAEWAVQACDVLSYIHCQQPPIIYRDLKPANLMIDDKTNRIMLVDFGIARFVSPTQKGVTAIGTMGYAPPELFSGKVEPRSDIYSLGATMFHLLTGADPQDNPLLIFDFSKNPRPRQINPNITPGMDAIIARTVEHKPEKRFTNALDMKKALEEHIRLLDSGQAMKPAPSFSAETSGQVFCGNCGQKIASDDLFCAHCGARQPLATPSPVKLTAKLVLMNNSDMSASFILDKDTNLIGRMDPHTGIFPEVDLSTYDPETKVSRRHARVYREGGQFLVEDLSSVNGTIVNGTFKLYPKQPRVLQNGDEIRLGETVLKFVIG
- a CDS encoding RDD family protein, which codes for MCGTPTSINQILKNSNGELSNPKPETKLPVAELLISKAESLSAQKVVAPSTTKKKSISVVQIAKNFSANLIAPPTNALVGSFEQAGFRLRLGAFMLDLILMLMLMLFITLIATKFISYQAIINKIGLVVVIGGWIYNFLILASIKGQTIGKQLVGIRIISVDQSRAKASQIIIRHTFGYFIATIAFALGFLWLLWDRKQQGWHDKLAKTLVIKNASLKSNKISLIP
- a CDS encoding Stp1/IreP family PP2C-type Ser/Thr phosphatase; this translates as MEKCPLCGFTDNEENAVNCKKCGETLEPTLAQTKKSLDKNLTSIAEDQFVIEGLFLENGNIKYHYVYEKTDPTKRYTMAVCPISNADPLANLGLETIGNNSISSDTNKEKSPFYQQFHLLARFNSPGILRAHSYFTSEDSAYLVLERVEGHLLNKCSKLSETEARQIGIQLCQIADNFHRQRLVHNGLTPNSLVIDNQGLVKVIYFDRVRPLKRYQIINPIYITEGFSAPELYLLNEQSILDKRSDIYSIGAILYWLLTGETLSNTNSKATFNKPYQLYPQAIVSPSFERLILRALAVEPNDRYNSVNEMKFALAALGTPTAIQVAHASDIGRHREINEDSVLIQELKQCFESINTHMGLYIVSDGMGGEAAGEVASRLTVRAIAEWVTERLISASLQSTTTSLLVESTQTGSLSLTNDMGANIRAPQLITSAILHANSEVLDYAHYHPSTRGLGATVTAALLVGNILTIGQVGDSRCYILSNDHLDQITEDHSLVERMVRRGELTKEEARFHPHRNIIYRSIGSRDDLEIDIVTRLIKRGDIILLCSDGLTTMLSDYEITSIIKKHSDPWQITKELIVAANAKGGDDNISVIVIKVD